The DNA segment AGCGCGGCGACCAGGCCCCGGCCGTCGTGGAAACCGCCCGCCGCCACCACCGGTATGTCCACGGCGTCGACCACCTGCGGCAGCAGCACCGTCGTCGCCACCTCGCCGGTGTGCCCGCCGCCCTCCCCGCCCTGCACGATCACCGCGTCCGCGCCCCACGCCGCGACCTTCTCGGCATGCCGCCGGGCACCGATCGAGGGCACGACGACCACGCCCGCGTCCTTGAGTTCGGCGATCAGCTCACGCGACGGCGCGAGGGCGAACGAGGCGACGCGCACCCCCTCCTCGATCATGACGCCGACCCGGTCGCCGGCATCCGCGGCGTCCGCCCGCAGATTCACGCCGAACGGCGCGTCCGTACGGGACTTGACCTCGCGTATGGCCTCACGCAGCCGGTCGACGGTCATCGTCGCGGAGGCCAGGATGCCCAGCGCACCCGCGTTCGCCGTCGCCGAGACCAGGCGGGGGCCCGCCACCCAGCCCATCCCCGTCTGCACGATCGGGTGGCTGACGCCGACGAGCCGGGTCAGCGGTGTCTCCATCACTCACCGACCTCCCTGGCGCGGCTGTTCTCCGGGTCGATCACCTCGCGGATGAGCCGCAGCTCCTCGGCGGTGGGCTCGCGGGTCGCCGGTACGTCGTCCGGGACGGCCAGGTCGAAACCGGTGGCCTCCCTGACCTGCGCCGGCGTGACTCCCGGATGCAGCGAGGCCGGCCGCATCGAGCGGTCCGGCGTGGCGAAGTCGAAGACACCGAGGTCGGAGACGACACGGGGGATGCGGTGGTACCGGGCGTCGCCCGCGTGGTCGTAGCCGACTCCGCAGACCATGTCGACCTTCTCGACGAAGACCCGCCGCGAATGCCTGGGGACCCAGTAACTGGTCGGATTGTTGAGGGTGTTGACCGGCGCGCCGCGCACCCCCAGCAACTGCCGCTTCGGTTGCTCCCAGTCGCCGATGCACGAGATGTTCTGGTTGCCGAAGCGGTCGATCTGGCTCGCACCCATCATCACGTGCCGCCTGCCACTGCTGACCAGCGCCAGATGCTGCCGGTACGGCAGCCAGCCCTCGGTCGTGCCGTCCGGGCGGACGAGCATCGCCTCGCCGTCGGTCAGCAGCAGGTCGGGCGCGAAGGTCAGCCGGGCCAGCCGGGCCCCCACGGACGGGATGAGACCCATCGGGCTCGCCAGGATCTCACCGGCGTCGCGCCAGGCCTCGGCGCAGGCGATCACGCAGTACTCGGCGCGAGTGGCCCGGCCCACGACCCGACTCGTGGCCCCACGTCGACTCATGGCCCCACGTCGACTCATGTCGCCTCCTTGACCGCCGCCTGGTACCCCTGCTCGTCCCCGCCCAGGAAGCGTGCCGCGAACTCCGGCCAGGGGGTGCTCGCGTACGTCTTCTGGAAGGCCTCGTCCCGGCCGTAGTCGGGGGCGCAGGACGTGAAGTGCGCGCCGTTCGGGGCCTCGACCACGCCCGTCACCGTGTGCCGCTTGACCAGCAGCGACTGCGGTGCCGCCTCCTTCGTCAACTCGGCCGTGTCGACGACCCGTTCGCAGGAGACGTACGCCGTGTCCGCTGCCGCGCAGAACAGGTCGTCGAAGTACGGGTCGGGGCCCAGATACTGACCGTTGCCCTGCCGGTCGGCGCGGTTCACATGGACCAGGGCCGCGTCCAGCCGCAGGGCGGGCATGGCGACGAACGTCTCCCCGTCGTCGTACGGCGAGGTCACCGTCCGCAGGCCGGGGTTGACCCGCATCACGTCCGAACCGATCCCGGCCCGCACCGGCAGGAACGGCAGCCGGTTCGCCGCCGCGTGCAGCCCCCACATGAACATGGCCTCGTCGATCTCCGTCAGCTCGAAGGCGCCGCCCTCGCGTGCTGCCCGGTAGTGCGGTTCGAGGGGGATCGAGTCGAGGGTGACGAACGCCGCGACCAGCTTCCGCACCCGCCCGGCCGCGGCCAGCATGCCCACGTCCGGGCCGCCGTACGAGACGACGGTGAGGTCGGTGATGTCGGACCGGAGCAGGGCCCTGACCAGGGCCATCGGTTTGCGGCGCGAGCCCCAGCCGCCGATGCCGAGGGTCATGCCGCTCCGCAGCCTGGAGGCGACCTCGTCGGCCGTCATCGTCTTGTCGCTCACCTACGCACCCTTCTCTCCGAAGGTGTCACGGACCCGGTCGGCCACCCCGCTGAGGTTGGCCTCGAAGGTGAATCCCTGCTCGAAGCGGTAGCTGCGGTGCACGTCGACGGGGTCGATGCCGTTGATGGCGGCCTTGGCCAGGCGCAGCAGCTGTCCGTCCTTCGCGGCGATCTCGCCGGCCAGCTCCAGGGCGGCGGCGTGCAGTTCCGCGCGCGGTACGACCCGCCACACCGAGCCGTGCGCGTGCAGCTCGGCCGCGGTCGCCGTGCGCGAGGTGTAGTACAGCGCGCGCATGAGGTGCTGGGGGACCAGCCGGGCCAGATGTGTGGCCGCGCCCAGTGCTCCCCGGTCCAGTTCGGGCAGCCCGAAGGTGGCGTCCTCGCTCGCCACGATCGCGTCCGCGTTGCCCACCAGGCCGATGCCGCCGCCCAGGCAGAACCCGTGCACCGCCGCCACGACGGGCACCTCGCAGTCGTACACGGCGCCGAAGGCCTGCGCGCAGGCGTGGTTGGCGCCGATCAGCGCACGGTGCCCGTCCTGCTGTATCTCCTTGATGTCCACGCCCGCGTTGAACCCGCGCCCCTCGGCCGTGAGGACGACACATCGGATCTCCGGATCACGGCCGGCCGCCCGCACGGCGTCGGCCAGGGCGAACCAGCCGTCCACCGGCAGGGCGTTCACCGGTGGGAAGTCGACCGTGACGACGGCGATTCCATTCTGCTCCGCCCCCTTTTCCGGAGACGAGGTGGAGACACTCATGGCCGCATCAGCTACCTTTCCACCAAACGTTTGTTAGGTGAAGGGTAGCCGGGAATGGGGCTGAACGGGAAGGTCGTGGTCGTCACCGGCGGTACGCGCGGGGTCGGCGCCGGGATCGCGAAGACGTTCGTGGAGGCCGGTGCTGACGTCGTGGTCTGCGCGCGCCGACCACCCGAAGTCCCGCTCCCAGGAACCGAGTTCAGGCCGCTCGACCTCCGTGACCCGGAGGCCGTCCGGGCCTTCTTCGCGGCGCTGCCCCGCCTCGACGTCCTGGTCAACAACGCGGGTGGCACGCCGTACCGCCGGTTGACGGACGCGGACGCCGTCCGGCACGCGCGTGTGATCGAACTGAACCTCGTCGCGCCGCTCACGGCGTCCCTGGCGGCGTACGAGCACCTGAAGCGGGTGCGCGGCTCGGTGGTGATGATCGGCAGCGTCAGCGGCGGCCGTCCGTCGCCCGGGTCGGCCGCATACGGGGCGGCCAAGGCCGGACTGGAGAGCCTGGCCCGCTCGATGGCGGTGGAGTGGGCGCCGGAGGTGCGGGTCAACACGCTGGTCGTCGGCATGGTCCGCACGGAGCTGTCCCACCTCCACTACGGCGGCGAGGACGGCCTCGCCGGCGTCTCCCGCACGGTCCCGCTCGGCCGCCTCGCCGACCCGTCCGACGTCGGCGCGGCCGCCGCCTTCCTCGCCTCCGACGCCGCCGCCTACATCAGCGGCGCGAGCCTGCTCGTGCACGGCGGGGGTGAGCGGCCCGTGTTCCTGGATGCCGCGACGGTCAACAAGGAGGCATGACATGAGCCGGATGTGTGAAGGGCGGGTCGTCGTCGTGACGGGTGGGGGGCGCGGGCTCGGGCGCGCGCATGCGCTCGCGTTCGCGGCCGAGGGGGCGAGGGTCGTCGTCAACGACCTCGGTGTCGGCCTCAACGGCACCCCGGCCGCCGACAGCCCCGCCCGGCATGTGGTCGACGAGATCCGCGCGGCGGGCGGCGAGGCCGTTGCGCACGGGGGTGACGTGGCGACCAGTGCCGGGGCGGCATCGATGGTGGCGGCCGCGCTGGAGACGTACGGGCGGCTCGACACGCTCGTGAACAACGCCGGGTTCCTGCGTGACCGGATGCTGGTCAACCTCGACGAGGACGACTGGGACGCCGTCGTACGGGTCCACCTCAAGGGCCACTTCCTGCCCCTGAAGCACGCGGCCGCGCACTGGCGGGCGGAGGCGAAGGCGGGCCGTGCCCCTGTCGCGCGGGTCGTCAACACCAGCAGTGGGGCGGGGTTGTCGGGCTCGCTCGGGCAGGGCAACTACAGCGCCGCGAAGGCCGGAATCGTCGGGCTGACCCTGGTCGCGGCGGCCGAGTTCGCTCGCTACGGCGTCCAGGTCAACGCGATCGCCCCGGCGGCGCGCACGCGGATGACGGAGCGTGCCTTCGCCGAGACGATGACGGCTCCCGAGGCCGGCTTCGACGCCATGGCCCCGGAGAACGTCTCCCCGCTGGTCGTCTGGCTGGGTTCGGCCGCGAGTGACGGCGTGACGGGACGGGTCTTCGAGGTGGAGGGCGGGCGGATCACGGTGATGGAGGGATGGCGGGCGGGGCCGACGACGGACAAGGGGGCGCGGTGGACTCCGGAGGAGGCGGGGGAGGCGGCGGTGAAGCTGTTGGGGGAGGCGGGGGCGCCGGGGGCGGTGTACGGGGCGTGAGGTTTCCTCGCCCCCGCCGCCACCCCTGCCCCTGGCCTGCCAACCCCTACCCGTCCCGTACCTGGGGGCGTAACCGCTACGTGTCGCACTCCAACACCGTCCGGCACAACCCACACCGCGCCCGAACCCTCCCCTGCACCGGCACCCGAATCCGCTGCTGACACGTGGGACACGGGAACGACACCCGCAGCGGCCCCCGCCCGTCCGGCGTGAACGCATACGGCACCCCCGCTCCGGGCCCCGCCCCGTGATGGTCCTGGGCGTGCCGCCGATCGCGGGCGTAGCGGCGGCGTCCCGCCCACCCGGCCGCCGTCAGCGGAGGCTGCTGCTCGTCGCGGCGGGCCTCGGTCATGCCCTTCACATACGCCGTGTACGCCTGCGGACTCGTGAACCACACCGACGGATCCTCGGCGAAGACCAGCGCCCGCTTGGCGAGGACGTAACCGAACTCCTCCGGCGTCAGATACCCCAGCTTCTGCGAGGACGCCGAGTCCTCCCGGAACGCGTCCAGAAGCAGCCAGCCCGCGCCCAGATACGTCGTCGCCGTGTCCGTGAGGATCTCGTTGTCGCGCGTACCGGGGAAGGACAGCCCGAGGCGATGCAGGTACACGTGCATCACCTCATGGGCCAGCGCCGCGCCGATGTCCCGGCGATGGGTGCGGAAGCGGTCGTTCAGCTCGATGAAGTACTCGGGCCCGGCGGTGAGTTCGACGCTGGCCGCGTGCGTCATCTCCCGGAAGCTGACGATCGGACGGGCGTCCGGCAGGCGGTAGTGCCGCACCAGTTCGCGGGCCACCCGCTGCGCACCCAGATACAGATCGTCGGTGTCGCAGAACGCCACATCGGCCGGCAGCACACTGGTCCCGAACGTCTGGACGGTGTCGTAGGAAAGCCGCCTGTAGAGCGCCGTGATCGAGGCCCGCACCGTCTCCAGGTGCGGGAAGCCGTGCTGGACCGGTCCGCCGTTCGCCACGCCCTTACCCCCAAGACGCCTTGAACCCGACTCCACTCTACGGGGATGTGAGGGGATTTTCCCTGGTGGGGTTCCACGCCCGGGGCGTGAGATCCGTCCTTGCCAGGCATGCCACCTGATCTTCATACTGCGGGCCGCTCAACACGCCATGAAAGGACGTATGTTGACCCACAGCTCGCCGAAGAGAAGCGGCATAACCCTGGCGAAGAGGGCCGCGGCGGTGGCTGCCGTCGCGCTCGCGGTCGCCTCCCTCCAGCCCCTCAGCGCGCAGGCCGCGTCCACCCGCATTGTCGGTGGAACGCCCGCCGCGCAGAATGAGTTCCCGTTCATGGTCCATCTCTCGATGGGCTGCGGCGGGGCGCTCTACAAGAAGGACGTCGTCCTGACCGCGGCCCACTGCGTGCCCGGGTCCGGCAACAACACCCGCATCACCGTCACCGCGGGTGTCAACGACATCAACTCCGCCTCCGCGATCAAGGTCAAGTCGACCAAGGTCAAGGTGGCCCCGGGCTACGACGGCACCGGCAAGGACTGGGCGCTGATCAAGCTCGCCCGGCCCATCGACAAGCCGACGCTGAAGATCGCCACCACGGACCGCTACAACCGCGGCATGTTCACGATCGCCGGGTGGGGCGACACCAAGGAGGGAGCCAACACGGGCACGACCAAGCTCCGTAAGGCGAGCGTCCCCTTCGTCGCCGACCGCGTGTGCAAGCGCCACTACGGAAACCGGCTGGTGTCGAAGGAGGAACTGTGCGCCGGCTATCAGCGCGGCGCCGTCGACACCTGCCAGGGCGACTCCGGCGGCCCCATGTTCCGCAAGGACGACGCGGGCAAGTGGCTCCAGGTCGGCATCGTCAGCTGGGGCGACGGCTGCGCCCGCCCCGGTGTGCCCGGCATCTACACCGAGGTCAGCCACTTCGCGAAGGACATCGCCCGCGCGGCGGACGCGCTGTAGCAAGCCGAGGCACCTGCGTGCGTCAGACGGCCCTCAGGACCGGGGCCTGCGCCTCGCCGGACCGGGCCGTCCCCTCGAGCTCCAGCAGCCACACGTCGTTGCCGCCCTCCCGCAGGACGGGCCCAGGGACGTACAGCGAGCACTGGGGGCCGGTGGACCAGTAACGGCCGAGGTTGAAGCCGTTGATCCACACGAACCCGCGGGTCCGGCCCGGCAGCTCCAGACGGGCGTCACCGCCGCCCCGCACCATGACGGTGCCCCGGTACAGCCCCGGGGCACCGTCCCCGGGCAGCTCCCGCGACGGCACCGCCCGGACCCTCTCGATCTCGTCCAGCGCCTCCAGCCGCAGCCCACGCGCGCGTACGTCGTGCAGATACTGCCGCTCGTGCAGGACACCCCCGGTGATCCCCTTGGGCTCGCCCAGCCGCGGCCCGTAGTTGACCCGCCCCAGGGACTCCACCCACAGCTCCACGCGCGCGTACCCCGCGACAGGCTCATTCAGGCAGGCGTCGTCCTCCGTGAGCACCCCGGCCCGCTCCCCGTCGACGTACACCACGGCGAGGTCCCGCAGCCCGCGCACCGTCAGCGGATACGGCTGCCGCGGCCCCGGCACCGTCACCTCGTACCGCACCAGGCCCCGCTCGACGCCCAGTTCCTCGAAGGCGGGCGGGACAGGACCGGACGTCTCAGGGCCGCCCAGCGTCTCCAGTACGTCGCCCAGCGGCGCCCAGTCGGTCAGGACCGCCTCGGCCGGCGCACCCAACGGCACGGGCGCGGGCGGGACTTCGGGAAGGGGGCCGTCGGCGTGATCGGCGAGGACCTTCCGGAAGGCCCAGAACTTCTCCGTGGGGCGGCCGTACTCGTCGATCGGGGCG comes from the Streptomyces sp. NBC_00443 genome and includes:
- a CDS encoding S1 family peptidase, translated to MLTHSSPKRSGITLAKRAAAVAAVALAVASLQPLSAQAASTRIVGGTPAAQNEFPFMVHLSMGCGGALYKKDVVLTAAHCVPGSGNNTRITVTAGVNDINSASAIKVKSTKVKVAPGYDGTGKDWALIKLARPIDKPTLKIATTDRYNRGMFTIAGWGDTKEGANTGTTKLRKASVPFVADRVCKRHYGNRLVSKEELCAGYQRGAVDTCQGDSGGPMFRKDDAGKWLQVGIVSWGDGCARPGVPGIYTEVSHFAKDIARAADAL
- a CDS encoding enoyl-CoA hydratase family protein → MSVSTSSPEKGAEQNGIAVVTVDFPPVNALPVDGWFALADAVRAAGRDPEIRCVVLTAEGRGFNAGVDIKEIQQDGHRALIGANHACAQAFGAVYDCEVPVVAAVHGFCLGGGIGLVGNADAIVASEDATFGLPELDRGALGAATHLARLVPQHLMRALYYTSRTATAAELHAHGSVWRVVPRAELHAAALELAGEIAAKDGQLLRLAKAAINGIDPVDVHRSYRFEQGFTFEANLSGVADRVRDTFGEKGA
- a CDS encoding NAD(P)H-dependent flavin oxidoreductase encodes the protein METPLTRLVGVSHPIVQTGMGWVAGPRLVSATANAGALGILASATMTVDRLREAIREVKSRTDAPFGVNLRADAADAGDRVGVMIEEGVRVASFALAPSRELIAELKDAGVVVVPSIGARRHAEKVAAWGADAVIVQGGEGGGHTGEVATTVLLPQVVDAVDIPVVAAGGFHDGRGLVAALAYGAAGIAMGTRFLLTSDSTVPDAVKARYLAATVRDVTVTTAVDGLPHRMLRTELVAGLENAGRTRALVHALRRAAGFRRLSGLTWRQLVRDGLSLRHGKDLTWSQVLLAANTPMLLKSAMVDGRTDLGVMASGQVAGVIDDLPSCAELVERIMAQAAQTMSGLSVGGASMPA
- a CDS encoding SDR family oxidoreductase, which codes for MGLNGKVVVVTGGTRGVGAGIAKTFVEAGADVVVCARRPPEVPLPGTEFRPLDLRDPEAVRAFFAALPRLDVLVNNAGGTPYRRLTDADAVRHARVIELNLVAPLTASLAAYEHLKRVRGSVVMIGSVSGGRPSPGSAAYGAAKAGLESLARSMAVEWAPEVRVNTLVVGMVRTELSHLHYGGEDGLAGVSRTVPLGRLADPSDVGAAAAFLASDAAAYISGASLLVHGGGERPVFLDAATVNKEA
- a CDS encoding CoA-transferase subunit beta encodes the protein MSRRGATSRVVGRATRAEYCVIACAEAWRDAGEILASPMGLIPSVGARLARLTFAPDLLLTDGEAMLVRPDGTTEGWLPYRQHLALVSSGRRHVMMGASQIDRFGNQNISCIGDWEQPKRQLLGVRGAPVNTLNNPTSYWVPRHSRRVFVEKVDMVCGVGYDHAGDARYHRIPRVVSDLGVFDFATPDRSMRPASLHPGVTPAQVREATGFDLAVPDDVPATREPTAEELRLIREVIDPENSRAREVGE
- a CDS encoding SDR family oxidoreductase, which translates into the protein MSRMCEGRVVVVTGGGRGLGRAHALAFAAEGARVVVNDLGVGLNGTPAADSPARHVVDEIRAAGGEAVAHGGDVATSAGAASMVAAALETYGRLDTLVNNAGFLRDRMLVNLDEDDWDAVVRVHLKGHFLPLKHAAAHWRAEAKAGRAPVARVVNTSSGAGLSGSLGQGNYSAAKAGIVGLTLVAAAEFARYGVQVNAIAPAARTRMTERAFAETMTAPEAGFDAMAPENVSPLVVWLGSAASDGVTGRVFEVEGGRITVMEGWRAGPTTDKGARWTPEEAGEAAVKLLGEAGAPGAVYGA
- a CDS encoding CoA transferase subunit A, encoding MSDKTMTADEVASRLRSGMTLGIGGWGSRRKPMALVRALLRSDITDLTVVSYGGPDVGMLAAAGRVRKLVAAFVTLDSIPLEPHYRAAREGGAFELTEIDEAMFMWGLHAAANRLPFLPVRAGIGSDVMRVNPGLRTVTSPYDDGETFVAMPALRLDAALVHVNRADRQGNGQYLGPDPYFDDLFCAAADTAYVSCERVVDTAELTKEAAPQSLLVKRHTVTGVVEAPNGAHFTSCAPDYGRDEAFQKTYASTPWPEFAARFLGGDEQGYQAAVKEAT